Genomic DNA from Porites lutea chromosome 4, jaPorLute2.1, whole genome shotgun sequence:
agacaaatgtatggaaaatctaaagaaaacctctggagaaatttaagcacaggtccccccccaaatttttttaggacaatccttttctttgtagctttagtttacaattgatagtttgttcagaacagccgttttacggaaattattccacattagattctcactgtaatttctcacgctcttgcctactcatcaagatggcgtcgaaaaccgtgacaaggtctatactatgcctgcaaaaatcagcATTATGACTTGCGCTTTCTGATGAAAGTTGCTTGATGACCTTGATATCTTCTGGATAATTCTACAGGAGTatcagcctagtccctaggcgttctctcgtGTCCTGTTGTCCGCGCGAacgcgaagtctgggaaagactctcggtgacgtcacagctcacagtagagtccaggattgaccgcgCCGAGAACGCCGAGGGACTAGGCTGCAGGAGTATgttgtgtatgggtaaaggcaCTAAGGAATCACTTCAgaacagaattgacctaaaacagtaaTATCCTCCTGACTTCGCCCCTCTTAAAAAGCGGAGCTAGTAAGGGTAGGAAACAAGCTACTTTACTTACACTAAATAATGAGCAAACCTGGAGAATAAATGCACCGACAGGTAGCATTCACTCCAAAAGTACTGTCAGTACTATCATAAGCCACTATATCTCAGTACAAAGAATTCAGTAACGGTTTAGAGCATGGAGGATAGTTACTGTAAAACGTTACTTCTGACTGAACAAAGCTGGACCGGCTACCATGATCAATTTTGCTACGATCATGACAATGAATGTGTGCTTTACGCTGAATGCGATTCTACCCTTGAATCGCAGGAAAGCTTAAGTGAAATTATTTTAGAATGAAAGCTTCTgttggtaaaaaaaatcatacactGAACATCTTCCAGCTCCGCCACCAAGGGAACCTTGTGGCTCCAAGCTGAGCGTTTCAAATCAAGCTATTACTATTACTCACCTTCTTGTTCAAAGCGTCCTGGATCAAATATGTCCGGGTTGGACCAGAATTGAGATGAACGCCCAATCGCATCAATGGGAAATAGAATTTGTGTTCCTTTGGGTATAAAATACCCTGCTATTTCAACATCTGATATGGAGACGCGATTTGTGACAGGAGCAGGTGAGTGTAAGCGCAGAGACTCTTTCAGAACATTTTCCAAGTACTGTAACTTCTCGAGTTTTTCCCATGTAATTTTGTCATCATCTAGGAAGACTGCCTTAACCTCTGATCTTAGCCGTTCTTGAATGTGTGGGTTTTTGGCAAGTTCATACAATGTCCAAGCCATGGCCACGCTAGTTGTGTCATTTCCCGctaaaagaaaagtgaaaacctGCCAAAATAAATCATAAAGTAATTAGACAAAAGGCTGAAATGAAAGGCCCTAAAATCGCTCTGACAAAGGCCTATTGCTCGAAACATcaggatttcttttttttttacggtggTAAAAAATGACTTTATCAACTTAAAAAACCAAATCTTTATGTTTCACCCCCTGACCGAAGGAACTCGGCACCACagttaagtttctttcaaagCTACTGCATGAATCCCTCCATGAACCAATAGAATTtgccaacaaaacaaaacgaaaccaaaaaataagaaaaaggtcTTCGTTCTTTCAAAGGCTCGAGAAGCGCTTTCCGATTTGCAAaaaaagtaattataataataataataataataataataataataataataataataataataataataataataataataataataataatcctgGAGATATGAAAAGGTTATTAGTACTCTGAAATTTTCCGATCTAAGCAGAACCCAGTCACTACCTGTTCGTTGGACATTCAGAAAAATACCCATTGCTTAGCGTTATTAGAGTGTTTTTTTATTCCACATTATCACCTATTCGTAAAGTCATTATACTTCCACGTATACCTGGGCCCTTAATTCTTCATCGTCCATTCTTGAGTCAGTTTCTTCGTCATACATGTCCattaacaagtcaagaagatctTTCTTTAATGGCGCAtaatttccttctcttttctGTTTGCGCCGGTCTAGGATAACCTGTTTAATTTGAGTTCAGCGATTAGTTTGTCAAACACTAACAGTGCTGCGTCGTTGGGGCAGAGAATCTAAAAATCACTGAAGTATCGAGAAGTAAACAGGCCAACGGACTTTGTTTCTATGGGTTAACATCTTCCAGAAAAGAAGAGAGCCCCGGGGGGACtgcgcatatgaaaggggtggggatgctggtcggaaattttaaagtaaacccctaaaagagacgGATCTgagcgtggcccaagctttttttgacccctaaaagagaccatgttaaaacataGACAAATGGGAAtacttggattatatgaatggagtaaataaaacgaattaaaaataatatacagaacaccctaagtgagaccaaaatccgaaattgacacccctaagcgagatgACGAGCATCCCCAGCCCTTTAATATGTGGAGTCCCCCCCGCCGGGAAGAGAGTCCATTGGAACGAGGTTGAGGCTTCTCTTGCCAAACAACTGCAATAGGTGACCTGTTGATGGTCTGTTCATGACCATTCACGAGCATAGCTaggaaaatttcaaattctcctgcggttttttttcaaaagcaagTACAAAGCAGTTTGAAGGAGAATATAGCAATTTATCATGAGTGAATTAAGGCTTATATCTGCACAGTTGGACTGATACTGAATAGAAATTaacaggccatttccaagttacaaaatctcactttcaaattgaggctaagtgcaaaacctttgttgaaaaggagctttatttgcatgaaaataaaaaatcatgttCATATTAATGGTTTCTCACTTTGAACTGAGACAACGACGGAAATGGCTCCCTTTCATTAATTCAATCGACATATCATTATTAGTAATCCGTTTAACTACACTATGTACCTCCATTACAATGTTATCAGAGATTTCCCTGGCTGACTGAATTCTCCTGTTTTCTTTTAAGGGCAGGTAATCAAAGAATGGAATCATCAACTTCAGGATTAAATACTTGAATTCAAATCCTTGAATTACAGTGTTGAAAGCTTCAGAAATCTTGCTGTCCCCTCCAAGTACAGAGTTGAATTTGTAGCTGAAAGCACTTTCTCCAATAACATCAAGAGTAAGATGGCTTAGGTCTTTAATAACTTCTGTTTCCATGAATCCCTCTGGTGATTTCAAATCTTTTAACTGGCCAGACCAAAGCTGAGTATCACAGtaaaaaacataaattttctcAAATGGAAGACTTAAGATCcataacttgtttttaatcaACTCTAATTAAGTTTAAAGGAATAAACAGAATTAACTAtgacaatgttttattttactgcTCTCCCCAATTCCAAGcatctaaaaataataaaaccttttttgtattttattgatGTTTATCGCAAATTCTTACAAGGAATTTAAACACGTTAACTCTACTACATTAACTATACACATTAACAATACTCAAAAGGGTAAAGAAAGGAGCAGAagaccaaaaaataataaaacaaaataatttcacaATTCACAGACTAATGCTAATaccagtaaaaagaaaaacactacTCACTCCAGACAATTTATAAAACTGGTAATATTCCAAAGGTTAGCGGGTGCGGGCAAATTTCAGGCTTGTGACTGAAGGTCAAAACACTTTTGCTCCATTGTTGGTGTGCCTTTTGCATAAGTTTCCATGTGAATCGATAGAAGGTCCAGTGCACacgatcagattacgagtgatcaCTGGATGGCACAAATGTGTGTAATCAGACTGCGTTCTATGCATTCCAGTCATTTTTAGTGAATCCACATGAACGATGGCTACTTACGTACCAAGCATGCATAATAGCAgatggagattaggattgcacGCTCCTCTTGTTGCCCCCAATAAACAAGGTTATCTTTCCcttaaacttgttttttttatgtaaatttaTTGCTTGATTACCTGTAGAAGCTTCTCtgcattttccttgaaaacGTCCAGAAATCCTCTCAAATTTGAAGAGTTAAACACCGGGCCAATCATTCTTTTTTGACGTGCATGTTCTTTTCCATTAACTGCAAACAACGCCTTTTCTATACTAGGAATGACCTTAGTTACAAAGTCAGAACGGGCAAACTTTTGACAGTTTGTGACAGCTACAGATCTGATAATCTCTGGATCAACAATCATGACTCGATAGCCACCTAAACAACacacaaaaatagcaaaaaaagaaaaagcaaaattatggtGGTTTTTACAGAATAACACAGGTACTATAATAttagacaacaacaaaaaaaatcattactATACATTTTTGCTCTTTAAACTATCATGATAAAGAAATGATGTATAAAGTATGTCAAACACCCTTAAACATAACAGAGTGCATTGGGACCAAAGGGATGGACCCAGGTCACTACAATCCATGAAGCAAAGGACATGCATAACTTTaaatagcacataacaaaaaGGGAAGGGTGGccgggggagtgggggggggagggggtgagagTGATATGGAAAAGAAGCAGGAAATGCCGGCTCTTCCTCTTCCCAGTCCCctctctatttcatttaaaattgtTCCTTCCCCTCCTCTGTTTTTTGCATGCGTAAGGCCCTGTTAAGAAAAAACTCTTACAAGTGACATGGCCTTAAAACACCGACACAAGATGAAATGGTGACAAATAACATAAAGATGGGTTAAAACCCAACAGAGACATGGTTATACTCCTCAAAACATGAACAGTCTGAATTTGAAATTCACACTAGGTAAGTATATATCCCCCCTAAGAGCACCTTATGGGTACAAGCAGGAGTCAAGTTAGTTCCTTGACTGACAGTCACTGATAGGAATTTGAGTAGCACTATTAACGGAGTGAAACATGAAGGTCCTTAGGGTTACCATGAGCACAATTTTTGCTCTCATAAATTTGAAGATAGTATAAGCATTGCAGTATCATTATTTTactcttttgcttttttttcatcatttattTTATGCCCATAGCCATCCCCCCTCACCTGTACCTGTCACCTCAGAAGGGTGGTGCCAGCTGGGATCTGAATCCCTAACCTTCCTACGGTTGAACAGGCTTCTGTTGTTCAAatgctggatagtgctatccaccaggcccgggttgttcaaacgttggatagtgctacccaccggataaatcactatccagtggataagtattaggaaaccaattgctttttttagtAGATAGacatttatccagtggatagtgttatccagctttggaacaactggggccagatgtATCACTATCTAGAAGATACGTACAGTGTGAGGGAAACCTTAATGCAATATCcaatggatagagatttatccagcaGATAACATTATCCcgtttttgaaaaactggggccAGTGTTTACGAACTTTAAATGAACAAATTAACTTCCATCAGTTTACATTATCATTGGGTTATGGGCTCCTCATATTATAtactgttcaatttttttttaaattccataCATGGATTGACAAGTTAAGTCTAGCGAAGTTAAGTCTGGTGAAGAGCATGGGAAGAGGGGTATGACAGAAGCAGTCTCCTACGTCAAcaagtttttgtgttgttgctTTTGTGTACCCTCCCAAGTCTTCCCTTCCTTTGATAGCCCATGGAAACGTTTATTCATCTGCACACTTTTAGAATCCTGCTTATGCATCAAGCAAAAAAATTACCTGCATATACAGCTATTTAGAGAAAGGTTGTTGGatgcgacaatcctgaaaggcattgtgggtggttttaagttcactgttctttaatgaaatttgaaagaattggtacGAAAGGCCgtggaaatgtgtttgcgagtgctaaaggaaagcaacaaaaggaGGTTTGACAGGTACGGTCGTcagaaacagtgtattgatcatatcccatactacctttcgggattgtcgtgtgcacatttttccgacaacctttctcgaaatagctgtaacTGTTATGTCTGCAAAGCTTGTCAGACGTCTGACCAACCACcacattgtttgaaaatatgctgGCCATTTTGTGCTTGATCCACACAAAAAGCAGGATTCAACAGGTTTGCTGATCAATTAACATTTCCAAGGGCTATCAAGGGAAGGAAAGCTTGGGGAGTGTACTCTAATTctacttttaatattttcattgttAGCAAGAGTGAGTACAAATAAAGACCATATTAGACATTATTAGACATGTATTTCCTCCCTAGTCTCCAACGCAGCTGTATTGTGTCATCATGCAACACGATGACACAAAAAAGGCTGTGTGGGAAGACTACTTCCTCCCTGGCTCTCCTTATGTTCCCGtcaaatattgttgctcctCTACCAGACTAAACCAAACTCATTACATTAgttaaaaatttgaacaagTGTATAATATGGGGAGTCCATAATCCTGTGGTAATACCTATAATTTATTGACACAGTTTCTTGACTATTTAATTCATCTTAAAAAATAATGGTGGTCCATAGAGGTAGTTAATGCCCAGGTC
This window encodes:
- the LOC140935408 gene encoding uncharacterized protein, encoding MIIDALGTLSDFCSLKFLLLSTFLLPVFWLVFKFVEERLSPLQKIPSPPGALPLIGHVFEVLRRDNFLQALRSWTNQYAPMFVIHPGLGIGIGGYRVMIVDPEIIRSVAVTNCQKFARSDFVTKVIPSIEKALFAVNGKEHARQKRMIGPVFNSSNLRGFLDVFKENAEKLLQLWSGQLKDLKSPEGFMETEVIKDLSHLTLDVIGESAFSYKFNSVLGGDSKISEAFNTVIQGFEFKYLILKLMIPFFDYLPLKENRRIQSAREISDNIVMEVILDRRKQKREGNYAPLKKDLLDLLMDMYDEETDSRMDDEELRAQVFTFLLAGNDTTSVAMAWTLYELAKNPHIQERLRSEVKAVFLDDDKITWEKLEKLQYLENVLKESLRLHSPAPVTNRVSISDVEIAGYFIPKGTQILFPIDAIGRSSQFWSNPDIFDPGRFEQEDVQSSIQTFSLIPFGCGPRMCIGNKFAMMEMKVVLTTLVKNFSFSEVPGCVVKEAAWATVHPSGLRLRIKMA